Proteins encoded by one window of Polaribacter haliotis:
- a CDS encoding aldose 1-epimerase — MMKDFIKLKEKNSVATIEKGELISFKVDGSEYIHQKGSKGWRKSDDEMFPIIGPVSKNNFRVHTKKGDAIQDQHGLLREMDYVLISSDEKTAKFSKKYVKNTKLINSKYPEKSTEEKLFWPFDFAFEKHFSLENNTLKIDFIITAEAGMPFMLGYHPAFLLSNSGKDTLLANDKKITLEEIYEVGHNAFPVLNTDKIILENSDRNHLEISTTNFNNFMLWTEVDNMLCIEPISQYTSYTDEKFSEENMRISSGKEEFSITIKVL; from the coding sequence ATGATGAAAGATTTTATTAAATTAAAAGAAAAAAATAGTGTTGCAACCATTGAAAAAGGAGAATTAATCTCTTTTAAAGTTGATGGTTCTGAATATATTCACCAAAAAGGAAGCAAAGGTTGGCGAAAATCGGATGACGAAATGTTTCCTATAATTGGACCTGTTTCTAAAAATAATTTTAGAGTGCATACCAAAAAAGGAGATGCCATTCAAGACCAACATGGTTTGTTACGTGAAATGGATTATGTTTTAATTTCTTCGGATGAAAAGACTGCTAAATTCAGTAAAAAGTATGTAAAAAACACGAAGCTAATCAACAGTAAATATCCTGAAAAATCTACTGAAGAAAAATTATTTTGGCCTTTCGATTTTGCGTTTGAAAAGCATTTTTCTTTAGAAAATAATACGTTAAAAATCGATTTTATAATTACTGCTGAAGCTGGAATGCCTTTTATGTTGGGTTATCATCCTGCTTTTTTATTATCTAATTCTGGAAAGGATACTTTACTTGCAAATGATAAAAAAATAACTTTAGAAGAAATTTACGAAGTTGGACACAATGCTTTTCCTGTGTTAAATACTGATAAAATAATTTTAGAAAATTCAGATAGAAATCATTTAGAGATTTCAACAACAAACTTTAATAATTTTATGTTGTGGACAGAAGTTGATAATATGTTATGTATTGAGCCAATATCGCAATATACTTCTTATACAGACGAAAAATTTTCTGAAGAAAATATGCGTATTTCTTCTGGAAAAGAGGAGTTTTCTATAACTATTAAAGTATTATAA